The Cytobacillus oceanisediminis genomic interval AGTTTTCATCATTAACAGATAAATCCGTGATAATTAAAAAGTCATCCTTCAAATTCTTTTCATTTTCAAACAATTTTTCAATCTGATGATCAAGTCCCATTACAGAGTTATAGCGTACCTCGACATCTTTTCCAAAAGCAATCTTGGCCACGATGCCGCATCCGACACCATCAAGGTCATTATGTGTATACAGCCTGTACAATATCAATCACCTGCTATTCTTAGACTCATTCCTCTACTAGTTTGGTTGTGCAGGAAAATTCTATGCGGAAAATCCCCGCTGCAATGAACGGGGATTTTCCGGTTAAAGCAATATATAGGCCAGAGGCGCAGCAATCAGTATCGTTAAAATTGTTCTTTCTGCCCAGATGACAAGCAGCTGCGGAATGGTGATCGGGATCTCTGTTGATAAAATACACGGGACAAGTGCAGAAAAGAAAATGATAGCTGATACTGAAACGACTCCGATAACAAATTTAGTGGCCAGTGCTGCCTCTGCTGCAAGCAATGCCGGCAAAAACATTTCAGCAATCCCCACTGCACTTGCTTTTGCTGCCAATAATGGCTCAGGCAGCTGCACTAGAGCCGTAAAAGGATAAAAGATATATCCAAGCCAGTCAAAAATAGGGGTGAATTCTGCAAGAACCAAGCCTAATAAACCAACTGACATAATGGATGGCAAAATGGACATCGTCATGACAAACCCATCTTTTAAATTATCTCTGATGTTTTTCCATAATCCCGGGGACTGAGCGGCTGTATCCATCGCTTCTTTCCAGGCTGCCTGCAGACGGGTCCCTGAAAGGGTTTCCATTGGAGGCTGCTGTCCATTGTAATATTCTTCGCTCATTGATCTAAGAGGCCAAATTCTTACTGTAATAGCCGTTACGATGAAGGTTACAGCAAAGGTCGTCCAAAAATATGTGTTCCAGATTTCCATCAATCCAAGTGTTTTGGCAACAACAATCATGAACGTTGCGGAGACGGTTGAGAATCCGGTGGCTATAATGGCGGCTTCCTTAATACTGTATTTTCCTTCTTTGAATACCCGGTTTGTAATGAGCAGCCCGATTGAATAGCTTCCTACAAAAGATGCCACCGCATCGATTGCAGATTTCCCTGGTGTCTTCCAGATTGGCTTCATAATCGGCTGCATTATGACACCGAAAAATTCAAGGAGACCATATCCAACCAGCAGTGCCAGAAAAACGGAGCCGATTGGAACGAGCAGCCCGACAGGCACGACAAGTTTGTCAAACAAAAACGGTCCCATACTCGGGTCGAATAGCCAGTCAGGGCCATATCCGGAGACGATCATTATGGCGACAAATAACCCAATCACTTTAAAAATGGAGAATACAATGTTTACTTTGTTCTTGTTCCAGGATTTTGTATAGAAAGGATAAATGGCGCCAAGCAGGATGACGAGTAAGGCATAATAAGGGACTGCTGCAGGTATGGAAGTCTGAATGGCTGTGACAATATGGTCAAGCATGATGGAGGATTTCTCATTAACGGTGACGGGAACAAAAAACATAAATAGGCCAATTGCGCTGAAAAGAAAAAATTTAACCTTATTTTTCAAAGCTGCATTTGGATTCTTGAGCTCAGGCTGGTGAGATTGATTCACTGCAGTTTCTTTTTCCATTCTCATTCCCCCTAGTAATTTAGAGGTAAGGAGCATAGTCAGCCCCTTACCTTCTGTTCATTAATGCTGTCAAAAAGGTCAGAAAAGTGTACGTACCTGCTTTCACCGTTGGCTGTGCCTGGTGATCTCTTGTTGGATCGAGGCAAACTATATCCATGGCTGCCGTTTTGGGAGAAAGTCCTGCAGCATATACCGCACTGAATAATTCTTCGGTGCTCATGCCGCCTGGTGTGGATGCGGGAACCCCAGGAGCAAAGCCGATATCAAGAACGTCCATGTCAATCGTGACATAAATTTTATCCACTTTTGACTCCAGCTGCAAAAGTGCTTCTTTAACCGTTTCTTCAATTCCCCGTCTTCTGGCTTCTTTCAGCGTAATATAATTGAGTTTGTGCTCTTTTGCATACTTGATAAGTGACTGGCTGTTAAAAAAGCCATGAAGTCCAATATTATAGACATTTTCCCCTTTAATCATGCTGTTCTGAATCAGGTTGCGGATGGGTGTCCCATTTGTCGGCCCATGGTCTTCAAGGCTCCTGAGATCAAGGTGAGTATCCAGCTGGAGAATGCCGATTTCTTTTTCAGGCTCCAGTTCTTTCAGGCCGCTAACAAGCATGGCTGTAATGGAGTGATCTCCTCCAATCGCAATTGGAAATGAATCAGGAAATTGTTTACTTATTTCTTTTATTGTCTGTTTTATATTGGAATGGCATTGCGGAATATCCGTGAAATGCATTTTTACGTCGCCAAGATCTGCAACTTTAAGTTCTTGAAGATCACATTCAAAATCCAGATTGTACGTGGAAAAGCCTTTCCAGGATCTCCTGAATGATTCAGGGAATTCAGATGCTCCTGATACGCTTATGGATGAGCGGGAAAGAGGGACACCGAAAAGCACGACATCCCATTTTTCTTTTTTTAACTCCTCTTCCCTCTGGATTTGGCGAATCCATTCATTCACCTTTACATCAGTTCCTAATTCGGCTTGCGGCCAAAAGAACCCGGGAGGATTTATTGTTGGCAGCATAAGCTTCCTCCTTTAACGACCACTTTTCCATTTTTAATCACTGTGTCTGTATGGTTCATTCCGTAGTGATATTGCATTTGCATGTAGTTCGGTACATTGAGCAGAAGCAGATCAGCCTTTTTCCCGGCTTCAATGCTTCCCACTTCTTTAGCCCGATTGATGGCATGTGCTGCATTAATTGTAGCGGCTGTAATGGCTTCTGCCGGCGTTAAACCCATGTGCATGCAAGCAAGATTCATCATAAAAGGCATGGAGCAGGTTGGCGAAGAGCCGGGGTTGCAATCCGTTGATAATGCAACTGGCACACCTTTATCGATCATCCGGCGGCCCCTGGCGGCTTCAGTCATCAAGAAGAAAGCTGTGCCTGGAAGAAGCACACCGATTACTCCCTTTTCAGCCATCATTTCCATGCCTTTATCAGATGCTCTAAGCAAATGATCTGCAGAGATGGCACCGACTTCAGCGGCAAGTTCCGCCCCCTCATATGGTTCGATTTCATCAGCATGGATTTTAGCTATCAGTCCAAGCTTCTTCCCTGCTTCGAGCAGCTTTCTGGACTGTTCTGGAGTGAATACGCCCCTTTCACAGAA includes:
- a CDS encoding YjiH family protein, coding for MEKETAVNQSHQPELKNPNAALKNKVKFFLFSAIGLFMFFVPVTVNEKSSIMLDHIVTAIQTSIPAAVPYYALLVILLGAIYPFYTKSWNKNKVNIVFSIFKVIGLFVAIMIVSGYGPDWLFDPSMGPFLFDKLVVPVGLLVPIGSVFLALLVGYGLLEFFGVIMQPIMKPIWKTPGKSAIDAVASFVGSYSIGLLITNRVFKEGKYSIKEAAIIATGFSTVSATFMIVVAKTLGLMEIWNTYFWTTFAVTFIVTAITVRIWPLRSMSEEYYNGQQPPMETLSGTRLQAAWKEAMDTAAQSPGLWKNIRDNLKDGFVMTMSILPSIMSVGLLGLVLAEFTPIFDWLGYIFYPFTALVQLPEPLLAAKASAVGIAEMFLPALLAAEAALATKFVIGVVSVSAIIFFSALVPCILSTEIPITIPQLLVIWAERTILTILIAAPLAYILL
- a CDS encoding agmatinase family protein, with the translated sequence MLPTINPPGFFWPQAELGTDVKVNEWIRQIQREEELKKEKWDVVLFGVPLSRSSISVSGASEFPESFRRSWKGFSTYNLDFECDLQELKVADLGDVKMHFTDIPQCHSNIKQTIKEISKQFPDSFPIAIGGDHSITAMLVSGLKELEPEKEIGILQLDTHLDLRSLEDHGPTNGTPIRNLIQNSMIKGENVYNIGLHGFFNSQSLIKYAKEHKLNYITLKEARRRGIEETVKEALLQLESKVDKIYVTIDMDVLDIGFAPGVPASTPGGMSTEELFSAVYAAGLSPKTAAMDIVCLDPTRDHQAQPTVKAGTYTFLTFLTALMNRR